Proteins from a genomic interval of Nocardia sp. BMG51109:
- the argJ gene encoding bifunctional glutamate N-acetyltransferase/amino-acid acetyltransferase ArgJ: MTSTDTAANGATGSPDGKIVRTQGVTAPLGFRAAGIAAGIKASGKPDLALVFSEGPEYSAAGVFTRNKVKAAPVLWSEQVLKGGHLRAVVLNSGGANACTGPGGFQDTHATAEQLATALSNWGTETGAGEIAVCSTGLIGDRLPMDKVLPGVTEIVHEMGGGLNGGTDAAHAIMTTDTVPKEAAFHHRDKWNVGGMAKGAGMLAPSLATMLVVLTTDAVATPEQLDRALRHASRLTFERLDVDGSCSTNDTVLLLANGASAVTPGQDELDAAVLSVCEDLAEQLMADAEGVTKRVRITVTGAVSEDEALAGARAVARDSLVKCAFFGSDPNWGRVLAALGIAPIALEPDRVSVSFNGSPVCANGFGAEGAREVDLSGPDIHVVADLGLGAGTATVRTTDLSYGYVEENSAYSS, encoded by the coding sequence GTGACATCGACCGATACGGCGGCGAACGGCGCGACCGGCAGCCCCGACGGCAAAATCGTCCGCACCCAGGGCGTGACCGCCCCGCTCGGCTTCCGCGCCGCCGGTATCGCCGCCGGGATCAAGGCGAGCGGAAAGCCGGACCTCGCACTGGTTTTCAGCGAGGGCCCGGAGTACTCGGCGGCCGGGGTATTCACCCGCAACAAGGTGAAGGCCGCCCCGGTGCTGTGGTCGGAGCAGGTGCTGAAGGGCGGCCACCTGCGCGCGGTCGTCCTCAACTCCGGCGGCGCCAACGCGTGCACCGGCCCGGGCGGCTTCCAGGACACGCACGCCACCGCGGAACAGCTCGCCACGGCATTGAGCAACTGGGGCACCGAGACCGGCGCGGGCGAGATCGCCGTCTGCTCAACCGGTTTGATCGGTGACCGGCTGCCGATGGACAAGGTGCTGCCCGGTGTGACGGAGATCGTGCACGAGATGGGCGGCGGGCTGAACGGCGGGACCGACGCGGCGCACGCGATCATGACCACCGACACCGTGCCGAAGGAAGCCGCGTTCCATCACCGCGACAAGTGGAACGTCGGCGGCATGGCCAAGGGCGCGGGCATGCTGGCGCCGTCGCTGGCCACCATGCTGGTGGTGCTGACCACCGACGCCGTCGCCACCCCGGAACAACTGGATCGGGCGCTGCGCCACGCGAGCCGGCTCACCTTCGAACGGCTCGACGTCGACGGCTCCTGCTCCACCAACGACACCGTGCTGCTGCTGGCCAACGGCGCCAGTGCCGTGACGCCCGGCCAGGACGAGCTCGACGCCGCCGTGCTGTCGGTGTGCGAGGACCTGGCCGAGCAGCTGATGGCCGACGCCGAGGGGGTGACCAAGCGGGTACGGATCACCGTGACCGGCGCCGTCAGCGAGGACGAGGCGCTGGCGGGCGCCCGCGCGGTCGCCCGCGACAGCCTGGTCAAGTGCGCGTTCTTCGGTTCCGACCCGAACTGGGGCCGGGTGCTGGCCGCGCTCGGCATCGCGCCGATCGCCCTGGAGCCCGACCGGGTTTCGGTGTCGTTCAACGGAAGTCCGGTGTGCGCCAACGGCTTCGGTGCGGAGGGCGCCCGCGAGGTGGATCTGTCGGGTCCGGACATCCACGTGGTGGCCGATCTCGGGCTGGGCGCGGGCACGGCGACCGTCCGCACGACCGATCTGTCGTACGGGTACGTGGAAGAGAATTCGGCCTACAGCTCATGA
- a CDS encoding putative quinol monooxygenase, with the protein MSVIDTRADLLTLIITMHVQPHNCDALLDEIRRTTADFISQQPGFVSANLHRAADSTRLVNYGQWASEELYARARARPEFESFSARVAELADRIDPVACSVVFTQERSAGS; encoded by the coding sequence GTGTCCGTCATCGACACCCGAGCAGACCTTCTGACCCTGATCATCACCATGCACGTCCAACCGCACAACTGCGATGCCCTGCTCGATGAAATCCGGCGCACCACAGCGGATTTCATCTCCCAGCAGCCCGGCTTCGTCTCGGCCAACCTGCACCGCGCCGCCGACTCGACGCGCCTCGTGAACTACGGCCAGTGGGCGAGCGAGGAACTGTACGCGCGGGCACGGGCACGGCCGGAGTTCGAATCCTTCTCCGCCCGCGTGGCCGAACTCGCCGACCGCATCGATCCGGTCGCCTGCTCGGTCGTGTTCACCCAGGAACGATCGGCAGGCAGCTGA
- a CDS encoding alanine racemase, translating to MDSTDGVVAAPFQETRAPGIDTGAVAALHDRVLGPEFKSLPAAAWGRTVREFLSTTPYLDDFATPVLAIERAALDRNLAVMAEWSAGAGARLAPHGKTTMSPQLWSEQLAAGAWGITLATAWQAQVARSFGVSRILLANALVDPAGLRWVAGESRRDPGFELVCWADSVTTVEWMQRHLPADARIPVLVELGGSPGRTGARTVEEALTVAAAVRNSPRLVLAGVGGYEAALAHDRSAGSVTAVRGYLRDMVRLHRALSDRYERPAIVTAGGSAYPDLVVEELSAIADGQGTHGVPATVVLRSGCYLIHDDGFYAGISPLSAPRAGRGLRPAMHAWARVVSRPESGLALLDAGKRDVPFDQGLPVPQRFSGSAEVPPGSHVSALNDQHAFLRLPEGGDVPVGSVVRLGLSHPCTAFDKWRLIPVIDDADAARPRVVDLLHTYF from the coding sequence ATGGATTCCACCGACGGCGTAGTGGCCGCTCCGTTCCAGGAGACGCGGGCGCCCGGAATCGATACCGGCGCGGTGGCGGCGCTGCACGACCGAGTGCTGGGGCCGGAGTTCAAGTCGCTGCCGGCCGCCGCCTGGGGGCGGACTGTGCGCGAGTTCCTTTCCACCACACCGTATCTGGACGATTTCGCGACACCCGTCCTGGCCATCGAGCGGGCCGCACTGGACCGGAATCTGGCGGTGATGGCCGAGTGGTCGGCGGGCGCGGGCGCGCGGCTGGCCCCGCACGGTAAGACCACCATGTCACCGCAGCTGTGGTCCGAGCAGCTCGCGGCCGGAGCCTGGGGCATCACCCTCGCCACCGCGTGGCAGGCACAGGTGGCGCGCTCGTTCGGGGTGTCCCGCATCCTGCTCGCCAACGCGCTGGTCGATCCGGCCGGATTGCGGTGGGTGGCAGGCGAATCGCGGCGGGACCCGGGCTTCGAGCTGGTCTGCTGGGCGGACAGCGTGACGACCGTCGAATGGATGCAGCGGCACCTGCCCGCGGACGCGCGGATCCCCGTGCTCGTGGAGCTGGGCGGTTCGCCCGGGCGGACCGGCGCGCGGACCGTCGAGGAGGCGCTCACCGTTGCGGCCGCGGTGCGGAATTCGCCGCGGCTCGTGCTGGCGGGAGTCGGTGGGTACGAGGCGGCGCTGGCGCACGACCGTTCCGCCGGCTCCGTGACCGCCGTGCGCGGCTATCTCCGCGACATGGTCCGGCTGCATCGTGCCCTGTCCGATCGCTACGAGCGGCCCGCGATCGTCACGGCCGGCGGCAGCGCCTATCCGGACCTGGTGGTCGAGGAGCTGTCGGCGATCGCGGACGGGCAAGGGACGCACGGTGTTCCGGCGACGGTGGTGCTGCGGTCGGGCTGTTATCTCATCCACGACGACGGCTTCTACGCCGGCATCTCACCGCTGTCCGCGCCGCGTGCCGGGCGTGGGCTGCGCCCGGCGATGCACGCCTGGGCGCGCGTGGTGTCGCGGCCGGAGTCCGGTCTGGCACTGCTGGACGCCGGCAAGCGGGATGTGCCGTTCGACCAGGGACTGCCGGTGCCGCAACGGTTTTCGGGCTCCGCCGAGGTGCCGCCGGGATCGCACGTATCGGCGCTCAACGATCAGCACGCCTTCCTGCGGCTGCCCGAGGGCGGGGACGTGCCCGTCGGGAGCGTCGTGCGGCTCGGTCTCTCGCATCCGTGCACGGCTTTCGACAAGTGGCGGCTGATCCCGGTGATCGATGACGCCGACGCCGCCCGTCCACGCGTGGTCGACCTGCTGCACACGTACTTCTAG
- the argC gene encoding N-acetyl-gamma-glutamyl-phosphate reductase, translating to MTDTSGGPALRVAVAGASGYAGGEVLRLLLGHPEYRTGRLEIGALTAGSNAGTTLGESQPHLLPLADRVLAETTPDVLAGHDVVFLGLPHGRSAALAEALPESTVIIDCGADFRLTDARAWEKYYRTPHAGSWPYGLPELPGGREKLRGATRIAVPGCYPTVASLALAPAVAAGIVEPSVNVVAVSGASGAGRKLDVGLLGAEVMGSARAYGIAGAHRHTPEIAQNLTAAAGVDVRVSFTPVLAPMPRGILATCTAPVRVDAAQARAVYEKAYADEPFVHLLPEGALPQTGSVLGSNAVTLQVTVDADAGLLVVIGAVDNLAKGTAGAAVQSMNLALGLDETAGLSTVGVAP from the coding sequence ATGACGGATACCTCGGGTGGGCCCGCGCTGCGGGTCGCGGTGGCCGGTGCGAGCGGGTATGCGGGCGGCGAGGTGCTGCGCCTGCTGCTCGGGCATCCGGAGTACCGAACCGGGCGCCTCGAGATCGGGGCGCTGACCGCCGGGTCGAACGCCGGCACGACGCTCGGCGAGTCGCAGCCGCATCTGCTCCCGCTGGCCGACCGGGTGCTCGCCGAGACCACCCCCGACGTCCTGGCCGGCCACGATGTCGTGTTCCTCGGCCTGCCGCACGGCCGGTCGGCGGCCCTTGCCGAGGCGCTGCCGGAATCGACTGTGATCATCGACTGCGGCGCCGACTTCCGGCTGACCGATGCGCGGGCGTGGGAGAAGTACTACAGGACGCCGCACGCCGGCAGTTGGCCGTACGGGCTGCCGGAGCTGCCGGGCGGTCGCGAGAAGCTGCGCGGCGCCACCCGGATCGCGGTGCCGGGCTGCTACCCGACCGTGGCGAGCCTGGCGCTGGCCCCGGCGGTGGCGGCGGGGATCGTCGAGCCGTCCGTCAACGTCGTGGCCGTGAGCGGAGCGTCGGGGGCGGGCCGCAAGCTCGACGTGGGCCTGCTCGGTGCGGAGGTGATGGGTTCGGCGCGTGCCTACGGCATCGCGGGCGCGCACCGGCACACCCCGGAGATCGCGCAGAACCTGACGGCCGCCGCCGGTGTGGACGTCCGGGTGTCGTTCACCCCCGTGCTGGCGCCGATGCCGCGCGGCATCCTCGCCACCTGCACGGCACCGGTCCGCGTCGACGCCGCGCAGGCCCGTGCCGTCTACGAGAAGGCCTACGCCGACGAGCCTTTCGTGCACCTGCTGCCGGAAGGCGCACTGCCGCAGACCGGTTCGGTCCTCGGCTCCAACGCGGTGACCCTGCAGGTGACCGTGGACGCCGACGCCGGCCTGCTGGTGGTGATCGGCGCGGTCGACAATCTGGCCAAGGGCACCGCGGGCGCCGCGGTGCAATCGATGAACCTGGCACTCGGTCTCGACGAGACCGCCGGACTTTCCACCGTAGGAGTGGCACCGTGA